A window of the Diabrotica undecimpunctata isolate CICGRU chromosome 1, icDiaUnde3, whole genome shotgun sequence genome harbors these coding sequences:
- the LOC140448008 gene encoding uncharacterized protein gives MSKSNRGSTYEEEIEVKPSTELIPDEYEHFGNQPKFSVHTFFHDTEADENNENEFLTTLRGIGITCENGDRHNLDKEKIFEIIKRIKENCSDDTAGLIMYFSGDVKLRGGILHTKVLENNTSIQKIWLEFNSFNCFQLKNKPKIFIFDLKVYEPPIQQDAKRISVKSLPISVYDTPSEADILVICNKDIDDDSEFTYHFCNNIKSHGDKENIITLASCVGSLTSPIIISTLTRHFYFTPSELRGHHLVIRKHQQQLKEHVEEIHNIMAKKTKLVESKKKLGIFGSIREKFRKSDDNKSASPSTSAAVTDAAESGNNRTPSTQPTRPSGPSSIRSRKMSQSEPEGARSSTKKPPWR, from the exons ATGTCGAAAAGTAATCGTGGTTCTActtatgaagaagaaatagagGTAAAACCTTCTACCGAGCTTATACCGGATGAATATGAACATTTCGGAAATCAACCAAAATTCTCAGTTCATACATTTTTCCATGACACTGAAGCAGACGAAAACAATGAAAATGAGTTTTTGACGACTTTACGTGGAATAGGAATTACATGCGAGAATGGGGATAGACATAATCTTGATAAAGAGAAGATATTCGAAATCATAAAGAGAA ttaaGGAAAACTGCAGCGATGATACTGCTGGGTTAATTATGTACTTTTCTGGAGATGTTAAGCTACGAGGAGGAATTTTGCACACTAAGGTATTAGAAAATAATACAAGCATTCAAAAGATTTGGCTGGAGTTTAATTCCTTTAATTGTTTCCAGTTGAAAAATAAAccgaaaatatttatatttgat ttAAAAGTTTATGAACCACCCATACAACAAGACGCTAAGAGGATTTCAGTCAAGTCATTACCTATCTCGGTGTACGATACTCCTTCTGAAGCGGACATCTTAGTAATTTGCAACAAAGATATCGATG ATGACAGTGAGTTTACATATCATTTTTGCAATAACATTAAATCTCATggtgataaagaaaatattattacaCTTGCCAGTTGTGTTGGTTCATTAACGTCTCCAATAATTATTTCTACTCTTACCAGACACTTTTATTTCACACCTAGTGAATTACGAGGTCACCACTTGGTGATCCGTAAACATCAGCAACAATTAAAAGAGCATGTAGAAGAAATACACAATATTATGGCAAAAAAAACCAAGTTGGTAGAGAGCAAGAAAAAGCTTGGGATATTTGGGAGTATAAGAGAAAAATTTAGGAAATCTGATGACAATAAGTCTGCTTCGCCATCTACTAGCGCTGCGGTCACTGATGCGGCCGAATCTGGGAATAACAGGACGCCTAGTACTCAGCCAACACGACCAAGTGGTCCTTCGTCTATAAGGAGTAGAAAGATGTCACAAAGTGAACCAGAAGGTGCCCGATCTAGTACAAAAAAACCACCTTGGAGATGA